Below is a window of Tolypothrix bouteillei VB521301 DNA.
CGAGTCCTTATATTGAGAATCTCTAAGGGAGAGATTGCGTATTTCTACTATATATAAACTAATATAATACTTGCCAAACTACTATATTTGCGTATAAAAAATATAATTTATAACTATGCACGATCGCAGAGCCGAACGCGGATGGGTGTAGAAAGCTCTTATGTAAAAGCATTTAAATCCATATGATGGATAAACCCTACTTAGAAAAATACTGAAAAATTTACAAAACTGTAGCTAAATTGCTCTCGAATTTGCTATCACTAAGTAGCTAAATTTATACCTTTATGAAAAATCGAAAAGATAACCAGCAACCTCCGCAAGGGTTGCCTGTCTCTTTCTACTGTAGTGATGCTCCTTTCAAAACGCTCCTTCTTCTATATCGCCATGACTGGCGCAAGCTTGTGTTGGCAATGGTGTACTACATCATAAAATACAGCCCGGACTGGATTCGACCAGTTGTTATCGCTAACATTATTGATATTATTTCTCGTCCCCAAGAACACACCCTCGGACAACTGTGGTTAAATGGGGCTATTTTAGCTATCTCTCTGGTACAGAATATTCCCATGCAATATCTGTACATTACGACCTTAAGTGCAGTCACCCGTCACATGGAAACCAGGTTGCGGGACGCGCTGACACGTCAGTTGCAACAACTATCCATTGGTTTTTACAAACAACGCACGACAGGGGCATTGCAAGCGAAACTGTTGAGGGATGTGGAAGAAATTCAACTTCTTGCCAATCATATTTTTCAATTTGTACCCTCAGCAATCTTAACTATTCTTGTTGCTGTTTCAGTGACTGCGACTCGCGCCCCTTTGTTTTTACTCTTTTTTATAGCTACAGTCCCAACATCTGTAGTTTTAGCAGAAGTGTTGAAAAAACCGATTCAGAATTGCAATCATGATTTCCGTCAGCAAAAGGAGGTCATGTCTTCTCATTTGATCGAGATGATTAAGCTTGTGCCGGTGACGCGGGCGCATGGAGTTGAAGAGACAGAAATCCTTCGGACACAACAGCGTTTGAACTCCGTGAAAAAAGCAGCGATGCGGTTAGATGGCATCAATGCCTTCACCGGTGCATGTAGTTGGGTGACTATCCGCCTATTCAATACCTTGTGTCTGATAACGGCTGCCTACATGGCTTACACCGGAAAGATGGGTGTGACGGCAGGTGATGTTATATTGTTAACCGGTTATTTTGACACGTTAGCCAATTCCATCCTACAAATACTTGCTGTTTTGCCACAAATAGGCACTGGTTTTGAGTCGTTGCGCTCTGTAGGTGAGATTTTAGAGTGTCCGGATTTAGAAAAAAATCAAGGTAAATCCGTGGTGCAACAAGTCAGGGGAGATTTTGCGTTTGATAATGTGAGTTTTTCCTACCGCGATCGCAAGGCAATTGATAATATTTGCTTTAAAGTCAATGCTGGAGAAACCATCGCCATTGTTGGACCCTCAGGAGGAGGAAAGTCCACTCTGCTCAATCTTGTCATTGGTTTTCTGCGACCCACAAAAGGCAAGATTTTCTTGGATGCTCAAGACATGGATTCCCTAGACTTAAGAACCTATCGGCAATTTGTCTCAGTGGTTCCTCAAGAAACTATTCTTTTTGAAGGTACTGTACGGGAGAATATTCTCTATGGTTCGGTTGGGGTGAGCGAACAGCAGTTGTACCAAGCCATTGAAGATGCCAATGCTTGTGAATTTATCCTCAAATTACCCCAAGAACTAGATACTCTCATTGGTGAAAATGGGACAAAACTATCAGGGGGACAGCGCCAACGCCTTGCGATCGCACGCGCTTTAGTTCGCAATCCGAAAGTCTTGATTTTAGATGAAGCAACAGCTTCTGTAGACACTGCGTCAGAAGCTTTAATTCAAGAAGCACTCGAACACCTGATGAAAAATCGTACCACTTTTGTTGTTGCCCATCGCCTGTCCACAATCCGCAATGCAGACCGAATAATTGTCATGGATGGAGGGAGGATTGTTGAAATTGGCAGACATGATGAGTTAGTACAAGACAAAAATGGCTTATATGCCCGTCTGAGCGCGTTGCAAACTTTGTAAGATCTCCACAAGTTCTTTATTTTTGCCGTTTATCTTAATAGATGTGTTCGGTGAAAGCAAGATACTTTCATTTCTACTACAAGGTGCAGTTTTCTATTTTAACCTGCACCTTTTCCCACACCCTTACATCTGGGAAGTCGTATTTACAACAAAGGTTATTAATTATGCAATATACATCATTTGATGCTGCGCTTCAGTTCTTTGTAATAGTCGATTTAGCATCAATTATTTTTATCATGTTAGTTTCTACAGTCGGTTTAGCAATAGCTGAAACAATTGAAGCGAGAGATTGATTTGTGGTTAGTGGTTAGCAGGGTTTTCTTTCTCAAGATGCTAAGACTACGCGATCGCGACCTTCTTTCTTAGCGCGATACAGTGCTGCATCCGCTGCTGCTATAAGCGTTTCTGGTGTTTTTCCATGTTCTGGAAACGTTGCGACTCCCAAGGATACAGTAAGAGCATCAAACACTTGAGAGTGATGTCCCACCAATATATGCTTTACACCTTCGCGTATAGTTTCTGCACGGGATTTAGCAACATCAGTAGATGCTTCTGGGAGTAAGAGCATTATTTCTTCTCCTCCATAACGACAAGCTATATCACTGTTCCGAATTTGTTTGTGCAAGAACGTACCTAATTCTCGCAGTACCATATCTCCTGCATTATGACCAAATGTGTCATTAAATCGTTTGAAGTAGTCAACATCAAGCATGATAATAGATAAAGCTTGCTGTTGGCGTTCTGCTCTTGCAAATTCTCGTTCTACAGATTCTTCCAAGTAACGGCGGTTGAACAATCCAGTGAGAGGGTCGCGAACGCTCTGATATTGGATGGTTTCGTGCAACTTCATGTTAGCTAGTGCTAAAGCAATGTGCTCCGCAACGGTGATTGCCAAATTTCGTTTGGCAGTGTTCAGTTTTCCCTGAATTTGGGATCTTAAATGCAGTACCCCCATTGCTTCTCCCTGCGCCATCATTGGTACGCAAAGGGACTCTACAATACACGATTTTTGGTGTAAGTGCTTGCACGGAACGTTGCAATTGCTACTATCAATCCAATGAACTTGTCCCCTTCGCAACGCCCAACATTCATTTGGTGTAAAAAACTGATTCATGCTAGATCTTGCATCGCCCCAAGTCGCAACCGCCTCAACTAACCGTTTTGAGGGATTGATAATAAACACGCCTCCCGATACATCTGGAAATAAGGGTTGAACTAGTTTTGCAATCACTTCATGTGCTTCTTCAATGCTCAAACAAGCTTGTAACATATCGCTTAATTTACTCATTTGAGCAGTTTCTTGATTGCGAGTTTCTAATTCCTTGACCCAGTTACTGAGTTGTTCGTTCGCAGATTGTAGTTCTGACTCCACACGCTTGCGAGCAGTTATATCATTGCGAATAGCTATGTATTGATATGATTTGCCATCCACATTTAAAAGCGGCACAATAGTTGTATCTACCCAATAATTAGTTCCGTCTTTCGCTTCATTCTTAATTTCACCTCTCCAAACTTGCCCGCTAGAAATAGTTGCCCACATTTGCTTAAAAAATTCTTTAGAATGGTAACCAGAATTGATAATGCGGTGGTCTTTTCCCACAAGTTCTTCAATAGAGTATTTTGAGATAGAGCAGAATTTATCATTGACGTAAGTTATAATTCCATGCCGATCCGTAATAGCCACAATCGCAGATTCATCTAGAGCAAATTTAATATTTGATAAATCTTTTAAAGATTTCGTTAACTCTTGAGTCCGTTCAGCCACCCTGATTTCCAGTTCGTCAAGAAGCGATCGCAGTTTTAGTTCAATTCGCTGGCGTTCTCCTATCTCATTCAACAGTTGGTTGTTAGCTGCTTCTAATTGTGCGGGACTTGGAAGGGCTAGCGCTAATGGGATTAATGGCAATAAAGACAAAGCTGTTGCACAGGAGATGAAAGCCGCGATCGCTTTGATCAGACCGGATAACCAGTACGTCGGGTACCACAGCGTCCAAATATCCATGACATGAGTCATACCGCACGCAACAATAAACGAGCCAAACAGCAAAAATATGGAATGAAAGGGAACATCATGCCGTTTTTTGACAAAATAAACAAGCATGGCTGGAATCGAAAAATAAGCAATAGCCGTGAGTGAATCGCTCAAAATATGCAATCCCAGCAATTCCGGCTTCCAAAGATAACAATGTCCGTGAGGAATAAACTGATTTGTCCATAAAAAATTATTTATAACATCAAGCATATAAACTCTAACTTCATTGATACATCTAATTTATCTAAATTTTAGTTAACTTTCTTCACAAAATTGGCAATGACCCTTTGAATTTTTTGTTCATTTATTAATAATTTGCTGTTGATTGACTGAGTGTTTTTCTCAATAGCGCAAAAACACTAAATCAATGGAAACTTTCGTAATTTTTCGGTTGTCTCCTTAGAATAAATGATTTATTGAATCAATTAAATAACTGATTGCTATTGCGTAAGCGCTAACGGCTATACTGACGTATCGCTCATCTATGGAGTAACCTTATCTAAATCAAAAAACACACTTTTGTTACAATTATTGAGAAATCAACAACAGGTTAGAAAATATATCTTTAGTTAGATGCATTTTCTAAAATAAATTATCAATCTGAGATAGGAAAGAACTACTCCTAAATCTCTATAAGATTATCAATGTTCCTGTTTTTCTGATTGACACTCCACTGCCTTTACACTGGTGGATTCTTCATTCATCCTAGCCGAGCCTGGTTGAGCACTCGGCTAGTTCTGAAGCGTTGATTCGAGACTGTCCTACCCTATTGCATTTTGCCAAGGTTCAATATGTTGATGGCTGTGCTGACATCCCTTTGCAAACACGAAGCGATCGGGTGTGAGGCTTCTTTTGGATTGAGCTAAATTAAATGAAACAATCGATTAATTTCTTTTTCTTGATTTTCAACTAGATTGTGAAACGATGTTTCCAAGGCTTTTAACGCAATTTCATAACCTTGCATTAGATCGTTATAAATTTTGATTTTATCTCCATTAGAAGAAACTTTTACCTGTACTGTCAGAGTACCATTTTCTTTCTTTTCAATATTTAAAATATCTAATTGTGCATCTTGATTTTCAATTTCTACATTCTTAAATGTATCAGAAAAAGCTTTCCAATCAATCCCTTGATAAAAAACTAAATCGATTGTTTCTAAGTTTTTGCGGATAATTACGGTCAAATCTCCCGGCAAAAAATTTCCATAAAGAGGACAACGCTCTTTATTGGTTTCTTGTAGATAAATATAATCTGCGATTATATTATCAAGGTTCGTAGATGTGTTAATATTCCAGTTTTCCAAACAAGCTTCTGTAAATAGCGCCTCAGAAAAGTTTGTGTTTAGTGCTTGAACTCTAATTAATTTTGCTCCCTTGAGGTTAGCTTGACTGAGATTAGCCCCGCTGAGGTTAGTTTCAACCAATTCAGCACCGTCAAAGCTAGCTTTACAAAAACTTGTTCTGTACAAATCAGCGCCGCTTAAGTTAACCCTAGAGAGATTAGCCCCATCAAAATTTGCTCTCCTGATTTTAGACTCCCTCAGGTCAGCACCACTTAAGTTAGCACCACTTAAATGAGCGCCACAAAGATTAGCACCTTTAAGGTAAGCACCACTTAGATTCACTTCGCTAAGATCGCGGTTACCTGTTCCCTTGTTGAGAATTTCCCAAACTAAATACCACTTCTGAGCGATCGCGGTTTCCCGGTTAATCTTAGCTGCTTTCAAATTGGCTCCACTAAGATTTGCTCCATCAAGGTTAGCTCCACTCAGATCCGCTTCTCTAAGATCTGTTTGAGACAAGTCAGCACCACTGAGGTTAGCTCCACTCAGATTGACTCCTTGAAAATTAGCCCCACAGAGATTGATGTTAGACACAGCGACATTAGATAGGTCTGGTTTAATTTCAGGATTTTCCCTACGCCACTTATTCCAAACCGTTTTTACTCCTTGCTTTAGCAAAGCCCAATGT
It encodes the following:
- a CDS encoding pentapeptide repeat-containing protein; this encodes MANDGHWALLKQGVKTVWNKWRRENPEIKPDLSNVAVSNINLCGANFQGVNLSGANLSGADLSQTDLREADLSGANLDGANLSGANLKAAKINRETAIAQKWYLVWEILNKGTGNRDLSEVNLSGAYLKGANLCGAHLSGANLSGADLRESKIRRANFDGANLSRVNLSGADLYRTSFCKASFDGAELVETNLSGANLSQANLKGAKLIRVQALNTNFSEALFTEACLENWNINTSTNLDNIIADYIYLQETNKERCPLYGNFLPGDLTVIIRKNLETIDLVFYQGIDWKAFSDTFKNVEIENQDAQLDILNIEKKENGTLTVQVKVSSNGDKIKIYNDLMQGYEIALKALETSFHNLVENQEKEINRLFHLI
- a CDS encoding ABC transporter ATP-binding protein; its protein translation is MKNRKDNQQPPQGLPVSFYCSDAPFKTLLLLYRHDWRKLVLAMVYYIIKYSPDWIRPVVIANIIDIISRPQEHTLGQLWLNGAILAISLVQNIPMQYLYITTLSAVTRHMETRLRDALTRQLQQLSIGFYKQRTTGALQAKLLRDVEEIQLLANHIFQFVPSAILTILVAVSVTATRAPLFLLFFIATVPTSVVLAEVLKKPIQNCNHDFRQQKEVMSSHLIEMIKLVPVTRAHGVEETEILRTQQRLNSVKKAAMRLDGINAFTGACSWVTIRLFNTLCLITAAYMAYTGKMGVTAGDVILLTGYFDTLANSILQILAVLPQIGTGFESLRSVGEILECPDLEKNQGKSVVQQVRGDFAFDNVSFSYRDRKAIDNICFKVNAGETIAIVGPSGGGKSTLLNLVIGFLRPTKGKIFLDAQDMDSLDLRTYRQFVSVVPQETILFEGTVRENILYGSVGVSEQQLYQAIEDANACEFILKLPQELDTLIGENGTKLSGGQRQRLAIARALVRNPKVLILDEATASVDTASEALIQEALEHLMKNRTTFVVAHRLSTIRNADRIIVMDGGRIVEIGRHDELVQDKNGLYARLSALQTL
- a CDS encoding sensor domain-containing diguanylate cyclase, translating into MLDVINNFLWTNQFIPHGHCYLWKPELLGLHILSDSLTAIAYFSIPAMLVYFVKKRHDVPFHSIFLLFGSFIVACGMTHVMDIWTLWYPTYWLSGLIKAIAAFISCATALSLLPLIPLALALPSPAQLEAANNQLLNEIGERQRIELKLRSLLDELEIRVAERTQELTKSLKDLSNIKFALDESAIVAITDRHGIITYVNDKFCSISKYSIEELVGKDHRIINSGYHSKEFFKQMWATISSGQVWRGEIKNEAKDGTNYWVDTTIVPLLNVDGKSYQYIAIRNDITARKRVESELQSANEQLSNWVKELETRNQETAQMSKLSDMLQACLSIEEAHEVIAKLVQPLFPDVSGGVFIINPSKRLVEAVATWGDARSSMNQFFTPNECWALRRGQVHWIDSSNCNVPCKHLHQKSCIVESLCVPMMAQGEAMGVLHLRSQIQGKLNTAKRNLAITVAEHIALALANMKLHETIQYQSVRDPLTGLFNRRYLEESVEREFARAERQQQALSIIMLDVDYFKRFNDTFGHNAGDMVLRELGTFLHKQIRNSDIACRYGGEEIMLLLPEASTDVAKSRAETIREGVKHILVGHHSQVFDALTVSLGVATFPEHGKTPETLIAAADAALYRAKKEGRDRVVLAS